Sequence from the Meriones unguiculatus strain TT.TT164.6M chromosome 5, Bangor_MerUng_6.1, whole genome shotgun sequence genome:
GAGGCCACACCGATGAGCTCTTTGCCCCGGAGGTCTTGACATTAAGTGGAACAAACACATTTTTACATAATGAACACATCAGTGCGGGGGACGGGCCTGGTGAGTGGGTCCCCAAAAGGTGGTTGGGTCAAGGTTTGACCACAGGGTCCATCTTGGCTTCTCTGCCCTATTCGGCAGCCCCAGCACAGGAAGTCACACCTTAAGGCCTCCCCAGGCGGAAGCTGAGAGGTAGTTAGATGCCTTGCCTCCTCCTCAACCATCTCTCTTCAGGCACCCCCCAGCTTCCTGTCCCTCCTCTGCTCCAGGCAAAGGCATTCAGGTTTGGGCCAGGACCCTGGACCTGGCTTCCCTGTGCTGTCATTTGCCTCATAATGCAATTGCTGGTAGAGCTAGTGGGTGCCTGCACATGGTACCTACTGACAGACTCTGAGGCTCCCAGATACCCTTGGGGCATGTGAGATATAGTGCTGGTCtgtgtccctctccatctctttgtttgtggattttgttttgttttgtttttgacagggtttccctgtggagccctaactgtcctagaactctctttatagaccaggctggcctcgaactcagtgatctgcctgcttctgcctctgggattaatgCCCTCCATCTCTTCTGACCTTAAGAGGGCTGTGGATTTTGCTCTGTGGCCACGAGGCTTGGGGGAATAGCTTGAAAGCCTCAGAGCTGGCCCTGTTTCTTAAGGATTGTCTTGGGAGCCCCCCAAACCTAATGCAACTGGCCAGAAGCAGGCGGGCTGTGGGAATATTGTGAACTAGGCtgggagggcagcctgggcttgATTCTTGCTGGAACTGGGGAGTGTCAGGGGGCTGTCGGGGAAGCCCAGGGAGCCAGGGAGCAGGGATCCTGGGATagggtttatcagctgaagattGTTGTTTAACTTTGAGGAGGTATCCGGGCTAGTCCCAGTCTAAAACGGAAGGAAGGATGTCGGGGAAGAGAGGGGGCTGGTCCTCTGGGAGGAGTCTGCTGACCTGGTGGGGAAGCCAAGGGTCAGGAAGACTTCCCTTTGGGATGGAATGGAAGAGGGAGGCATTTCCCCGAAATCTGTGGGCCCAGTGGGACAGGGGTCCATTGCCtggctcttttaaggggaaaggaTAAAGGGCCCtgactggggggggggagagcctGCTCACTATGGAGAGAACAGATGGGGTTCCATTTGCTGGCTGGCCTTTTCTTTCTGCTGACTCACACAGTCCTTGAAGAGCTGGGGAAGCTGCAGTTCCCTGTCCACTGTCTTACATGCCCTCCCTCCCTGGCCTTAGTCACTGGGGCAGGGCGGAGCTGCTGGGAAAAGATTTCCCTTTCCCGGATTTGGCTTAACCCCCAGAGTTCTGGAAAGGGAGGAACACGTGCCCAGAGAGTCCTCGATCCTTCTCTGGAGGCTCTGTCACCGGCTGAGATCCTCCCTCCAAGGCTGTACTTGGCTCAGAGCCCACCTCTACCTCTTCCTGAGGCTTCCTGCCTCCGTCTGTTGGCTTTGCTTCAAGTTCTCTGATGGGGTTGGAAGGGACCATTGACCTTAGGTGCTCCAAGCATTTCTTCTTCGGGGAAAGGAACTATGCTTTCGTGATTGGGAAGTTCTTATCATAACTAACCCTTCCTGTCACCCTGGAAGCCTTctgtgctctgtctgtctgtgagtgtgtgtgtgcgcgcgtgtgtatAGGGGCTGCACCCCTGCCTGAGAGATTGCTGCTGTTCTTCTGCGTGTGGCTTCTCAGCTCTATGACGGAGGCTTCCTGACCCGTGCAGCTGCTGTTGCCACAGTAGCTCACTTGGGGTGCAATCTCCTTCTAAGAGAGCTGCGGAGGCTGCAGGCAGCTGTGCGTCTAGGCAGCTCCGGACCGTGACCTGTTTGGTTTGCTACTTCTGCATCTGTAATGTGCCATGATGACATCCTTTCTATTGACATGTAGTGGTTCATAgcagggggtggggcgggggtgaAAGAATGAAGGCTTGAGGGAAACCCAAAACTGGGAGAGATCAAAGAGCAAGGTCTAAACTGAAGCTTTCTCCACACCTGTTTACACCCAGGAAAACCACTTAGCTGATTTAGCTGCTCCGAGCGAGTGTCGCCAAGGTTATAAAACCAGCCTTGTAGAATGTGCTGCTTGGCCCAGGGCTTTGGGACTCCTGGTACATCCTCAGTTCCTGATTTGCTGGTCATCTCGAGGCAGGTCACCAACCCCTGGCTGGCTCTAGTGCGTGATCCACTCGTCTCTCTGCTCAGGCCTAAGCCTTGTcagctgcctcccctccccctttgtcCTTGTCAGCCAGCGGTGTAGCGTCGGTGCAGCTGTGGAAGGCATGGATGCGAGGGTAGGGTTGCCGAGCAAGGcttgaaataaatatttagaatactTGACCGGGTGTGTGGCGCAGGGCATGTGTGAGGTCCGTGGTTTCATCCCCAGCTCCCCCCGTCCCTCGACGCACACGTGTTTGTGAACAGGTTATCACGAATCACAgagtcctttcttttccttctgcccACTCCCAGGAATGGCGCTTGCAGGATCGTCGTCCACTTGTGTCCCCATCAGATTTTTGTGTATAGGTACCCATGGGTGTGTCagtgtgcatggaggtcagaggtcaacctcaggtgttcCCCTCAGATACCATTCGCCTCATGTTCTGACACAGGATCATTCTCTGGGACCAGGGCTCTCACTGGTTCAgctaggctaggctggctagagAGCTTCGGGGATCTAGCTGCCTGTCTCCTCTCCATTACTGGGATTCCAAGCCCATGCTGCCGTGCTGGGCTTTTTATGTGGCTGGTGGGGAGTGATCTCAGCTTCTCATCATGATTGCACAGCAGGCACTTTCCATCTTCATGGCCGCCCTCCCTGTAGCTcgatccccacccccacccatagCACTTTTTATTAGTGTAAGGGAACCAAAGCTTTGCAGGTCCTAACGGCTCTCCTCGGAAGTGTCCACAGACGGGCACACCGTGAATCCTGCACCCAGGCATAGAGATGCCTACCGCGCTGTAGGACCATCAGTTGGAGGAACTGGCTATAACTGAAGCAGCCTGCTACTTCTGCCTAAAGATGTTTCCTCACAGGGCAGGGGCCGTCTCAGTGGTTCCGTGTAAGACCCCGAGTTCCGCAGTGGCCTCATTCTGAGGCTCAGGAAGGATTCGAAATGCTGCTGCCTCTAACGCCTCACCCCTGACAGCGTTTCCTCTTTCTGGTTCTTCCCCCAGGTGCTCCTGGCCCTGTTGGTGGGGATCCACCCCTTGGGGGTCACTGGACTGGTCCCTTCCCTTGGGGACCGGGAGAAGAGGGATAGTTCGTGTCCCCAGGGAAAGTATGCCCACCCTCTGAATAATTCCGTCTGCTGTACCAAGTGCCACAAAGGTAAGAAAGAGTGGGCGCGGAGAGTCCCCTTGAGGcttcttttgcttatttttgatGGTCCCGAACCTTGGTTCCTGGGAGTCCTGCCCCTTTTTAAAAGaagagtatttatttttattgtttacaccatactgcctacatgtatgcgtacacaccagaagagggcaccagaccgcATTAAAAATGGCtaatgagccaccacgtggttgctgggaattgaactcaagacctttggaagaacagccagtgctcttaccctctgagccatctctccaggcccctgggAGTCCCCTTTACTTTCCTGTTCCCCTTGGACTTGGGTTTTGTCCTTCAGCTCTCTACTGCAGCCTAATCCTGGCCCATTTCACAGGAACCTACTTGGTGAGTGACTGTCCAAGCCCAGGGCGGGAAACAGTGTGCAAGGATTGTGATAAAGGCACTTTTACGGCTTCCCAGAACCACCTCAGACAGTGCCTCAGCTGCAAGACATGTCGGGAAGGCAAGCCTTGGGAGTGGGCAAGGGGTGTGGGAGGTGCAGGGTCTGAGAAGGTGTGTGAGCACGCCCGTGTGTGGACGTGGATGTTTGCAAGGGGTCGGGATTTCAGTCTGCTCGTGGGGGTGATGGGAACACGTATGGTCATGCAAGTCTGGGCCTGTGCGTTTATGTTACGAAGAGGTTTGTGTGGGAGAAGGGATGCGAGACTCATGTGCCGTTCCCTTTCCTCTTCAGAAATGTCCCAGGTGGAGATTTCTCCCTGCAGAGCGGACAGGGACACTGTGTGTGGCTGTAAGGAGAACCAGTACCGGGACTACTTGGGTGAAAAGCTCTTCCGGTGCAGGAACTGCAGCCCCTGCTTCAACGGCACTGTGACTATCCCCTGTGAGCATCACTTATCCAATCCGGGGCCCCTCCCCTCCTCAGGAGTGTCCTGCCTCTCAGGTGGAAGGTTTCCACTCCTGTCCCCCTCCTGTCCCCAGGAGGTAGCATCTTCTCTGCTCCTTGTTCTCTGGTCTGTGGGTATGAGCTCCTGGAGGCTGCCTGTGTCCTGCCCTTCTTCCTCGCTCTGGCCCTCGGGCAGCAGGCATGCTCTCTTAGTCTTACTGTCTTCTCCCAGGTAAGGAGAATCAGGACACCGTGTGCGACTGCCACGCGGGATTCTTCCTAAGAGGAAATGAGTGCGTCTCCTGCAGCCAGTGAGTATCTGCGGACAGACGGGTTGGGGACCTGGGGTGAATGAGCAGCTGCGGCCGAGAGGCCCCTAGCGGGATTAAGGGAAGCTATCCTACAGCTGGATGAGAAGAAGACTCTGACAACAAGGCATCAGACAGTCCTTTCTCTATCTCCAGTACCTCCGGGGACAGGCAAGGTGGCTTAGGGAGTTAAGCGCTTGCAGCAAAAGCCTGGCcgcctgagttcagtctctggaatCCAGGTAAAGTTGAAAGGAGAACATAGCGGTTCCACAAGGACATCCTCGAACCTCCCTCCACACATGTGCCGTAGCGTGCAgggcctctgcagtgctgggcagTTAGGCGGCGCTAACAGCGCTGTTCTGTGCTGCATGCTCTGGTGTGTCTTACTGTCGTTGGCATCTCAGGTTTGATGCCCATGCCACTCGGTCATGGTGACTCCTTCCCAGCCTCCTTAGACAGCCCTCCTCACTGCTGGGGCTCTATATGCTCTTACACAATTGCTTCCAGAGAAGTAACTGAGACTCTGAAGAGTTGAACTGACCTGGGGTGAAATCCCAGCTTACCCATTTCCTGGCTCTGTGCCTTATTACATCTCTGTGCCTTATGTGTCTTAACCTTTAGGGCAAGGAGAGTGGGGGTGGAAGTGTGGTTCAGTGGGAGAACACTGGCCTAGCAGTCAAGACTACAGGTTGGATACCCAGGATCCTGAAACCCTGAAACAGAAAAAAGCGTGCGAACCAAAGCTGTTgactttctgttttggtttgtttgtttgttttgtttgtttttttgtttttccattcagTTTTATCTCAAAAGGGCTTGTGTACCTAATCCCATGTTTTTTCACCCTGATATCTGTGaggcagaggggaaaaaaaagcctttcCCTGTTTGCAGATCTGCTGAGAACTTGCATTCTTCTGCCCGACCCCCTATCCCCCGAGTGTAGTTTTCTCATCCCCTCTGCCCTGTGACAGCTCTCAGTGAGGGGTCCTGGGCTGCCCCTGTGATAGGCAACCTCTCATGCCTGCGTGAACTCCAAAGTCAAGTGCTGTAAACAATGGTGCCACCCAAGGAAAAGCCTCTCTGCTTCTTGCATTAgccatctttctgggtctgtggctTCACCTTAAAACAAAGAAGAGCTTGTttgggctcagaggttaagagcactggctgctcttccagaggtcctgagttcagttcccagcagccacatggtggctcccaaccgtttataatgagatctgggaaCATGCAGAGAGAACATTGTACACATAGTAAATACATGTGTACTTTTTAAGAAGGGCTTGTTTTGCCTCATGGTTTGGTTCAGCTCACGgtgtttggctctgttgctcttgaGCCTGCATGGCCGAGCCATAGCATCGTGATGGGAGCACACAGCCGAAGCAGAGTTGCTCACGTCACAGCAGCCGAGAGGTGGAGAGGAAGGATGTGGAGTGAGGTCAAAGGCAAGCCCTCAGGGATTTAACTCTTTCTAGGCCGCATGTCCCAGAACGCCGGGCATCTAGCCTTCAACACATGGATCCCGGCAGGACGTTTCAGATCCAAACCATAGGCCTTTCAGTGCCACAAGCCCACCATCAAACACAGTGATAAACTCAGTCCGCCGAGGGCTGCCATCTACCAAGCACACACCATGTCAGGACTAAGGACTTGACCCAAGAAGTCAGAGGTAGCATGAGCTTCATGGCACACTGGGCCATAAAAGTGAAATGGCTTGTTTGTGTCCTGTTACTAGTCAAGGACTGGAATGGAACTTTCACTCTGACCATAAATgcctttaagttttatttttaaaatattgattgtGAAATCCAGGCTCTTTGCATGATATTCATGGAGCCCTAATAACCTCAGCCCCataaccattttatttatttatttttaattgtttttgtttttccagacagagtttctctgtgtagctttgactgtcctggactcactttgtagaccaggctggcctcggaactcacagcagtttgctttcctctgcttcctgagtgctgggattaaaggcatttgctaccacaaattttattttattttattttattttattttattttattttattttattttattttattatttactcagggtttcactgtgtacccttggctggcctgggactcactgtgtagacaagtttggccttgaactcatagaaatctgcctgccttagcctcttgagttctgggatgtgccaccatacctgacatttaaaaaatacttttaaaaaattatttttatctcatgtgtatgagtgttttgccagcatgtatatgtttgtaccgtgtgcatgcctggtaccctcagaggccagaagagggcatcagatccccagaactggagttatagatagtctTGAGCAGTCTGGTGACTAGTTTAAACTTATCAGCATTAGAGTCTtgccctttccctccctttccccttcctttcccctctaccCTCTTTCTTGACACGGTCTCTTGTCACCCAGGCTGACCCCTgaccttgctgtgtagccaagggtgaccttgaacttatcCTCTTGCcactacctcccaaatgctgaggttacaggcctATGGTTCCACTCCTGGCTGTCAACAGCCTTTCCAGGATCCCTTCCTCAACCTGTGAAATAAAATGGTTGTATGGTGGACTGTTTCCATTCTTCTGCAGCCGTTCTCAAGGAGGGTTAAATTCCATTATATGAAGAGATggcataaacaaaaacaaaaacaaaaaaacaaacaaaccaaaaaacagttGCAAAGAACTTCAGGATGTCAGGATTCACCAATGTCGTCTCTTCTTTCAGTTGCAAGAAAAATGAAGAGTGTATGAAGTTGTGCCTACCTCTGTCTGCAAATGTCACAAACCCCCAGGACTCAGGTGAGGCGGCATGGCCTGGTGCCCACGCTCGCCAGCTGGCTGTGACTCCCTAGCCTCCCTCCACACTCCCCTCCCTCGCTCTCCACCTTCCCCAGCCCTCAGTCTCTACCGCTGCCTCACACTGATCACCCTCTCTTCTGTCTGCAGGTACCGCAGTGCTGTTGCCTCTGGTTATCTTCCTTGGACTTTGCCTTTCATTCTTTATCTTCATCAACCTAATATGCCGATATCGCCGGTGGAAGCCCAATGTCTACTCCATCAGTGAGTGTGGCCTTTCGGGGATAGAGGGTGTTggtggagatgtgggaggggatggggtgagcaggatggagatgaggagtGGTCCCTTTGTTCATGGCTACGGACTGGGCATAGAGTGGCCCTGGGTGGTGGGAGGGAAGCCATATTGTATCAGTACTTCTCTTGTCCCCTGGGGCCACAGAGACCCTGAGGCATGACACCGCAAGTCCCCAAGGCCAGGGCTGAGAGGGAAGTGAAATTCATgatgctttgtttcttttttctcagtttgtgGGAATTCAGCTCCTGTCAAAGAGGTAAGAGGAAAACTACCCCGATTTCCCCGACTGTTCCTTTCCCACCCCTGACACCCAGATTGCTTGAAAAGGGGGTGGTGGGCTCCCTTAGTTCCTCTATCCCCACCCCCATAAAGAGTAAAGAACCTGAAGGAGCTCTTTTTCTTCCCCTACTAATGCTTTGctttccctctttcaggtggaggTTGAAGGAATTGTTACTAAGCCCCTAACTCCAGCCCCTACCTCAGCCTTGAGCCCCACCCCTGGCATCAACTCCGTTCTGGCCGGCAGCCCCACCCCAGGCTTCGGTCCTATCTCCAGTacccccagtcccaccttcagCCCTAGTAACTGGCCCAACTACACCACGGTCATGACACCTATAAGGGAGGTGGTCCCAACCCAGGTTGCTGACCCTCTCCTCTATGCATCCACATCCACCACCCCGGTTCCGGTCCCCACCCCTGTTCCGAAATGGGAAGACTCCGTCCACCCGCGTCATCCTGACAGTGAGTTCGGGCTCCTGGCTGGGGCATTACTCCTGGAGGGGATCCGGCAGGGTGGAGGGCGCGAAGGCAGGGCTGCCGCTGGAGGCTCACGGTCCTTGTCCCCAGTTGCAGACCCTGCTACACTGTACGCGGTGGTGGACGGCGTGCCTCCGACCCGCTGGAGGGAGTTTATGCGGCTCCTGGGGCTGAGCGAGCACGAGATCGAGAGGCTGGAGCTGCAGAACGTGCGCTGCCTGCGCGAGGCTCACTACAGCATGCTGGAAACCTGGCGACAACGCAGGCCGCGCCACGAGGCCACGCTGGACGAAGTGGGACGCGTGCTTTGCCACATGGACCTGCCGGGCTGCCTGGAGAACATCCTGGAAAAGCTGGGAAGCCCCGCCTCCTCGTCCGCGCCCCGCCCCCTGCGATGAGGCCACACACCCGCCTCAGGGGAGGGACTTGAAGGACAGCCCTTGCTGGGAGCCCTGCTTCCCCGCGGACCTCCTCTTTGGGTGAAAAGGAGGCGGGACCCTCAAAGGAGCAGGCTCCAGCTGGCAGCCACGTCCTTGGTGCTACCCCCTCGGTTGTACAGTAGCTTTTCTCAACTGCCGAGGGCAGCCCCCAGAGCGGCCACTTGTGCGTGGCAGCGAGATGTGCCTGCCATCTGCCGGCTGAGGGTGCCAGAAACCAAAATAGGTGATTGTAGAAAGGGACGCTATATCTCATGcccacttgggaggcacagggcCCAAGCAAGGCTTCGCATGGCCTTCCCAGTTGGTTCCTGGGCCTTTTTTCACAGTAGATAAGCAATCCTTGTATCAATTATATCACACTAATGGAAACTCAGCCTCCTTTTGCTCCCTGCCTGGATGAACAGCTGAACTGTCTAGGTAGGGGCAAGCACAGAACAGTGCGGTCTCCACCTGGGGCCCGTGAGCTCTTGTAAATACACTAAAATTCTAAAAATGACCTCTGACCCTGGAAAGAGTGGTCTGTGGATAGGAGAGGCTGGGCAGAGCCCAGCATCTGAAGAGTGGCGTGGAAAGTCCAGCCATCCTGTTAGCCATGCGGCTAACAGAGTAGACCGCATCGCGACCCTATGGGTGCCTGTGCTTCTCGCTTCCCACTCCCAAACAGTGCTAACCAAACAGCCATGTTTCTGGGCAGTTTTATGTGGGGCTCAAGGGTGTGTCCCTGTCTTAACCTCCGGAGTCCTCAGAGCAGGAGGAGGGGGCCTGGGTCGGGCTTGTTTTGAAGCGGATCCTTGAGGTAGACTCCAGGGGGAGGGTGGTGGCCAGCACTCTTGGGGAGACAGTTCCTCTAGAGGATGTACCGGGAGGCCTCAGCATTGCTCACACTTCTCTgcaaagcaaaaagacaaatgCCTTAGATTTAGCAAGGAGCGGGCTGACGGTAAAGCtgagtccccccaccccccacccccgccccatgTCCCTGCTCTGCACAGCCTGCCTCTTGGAACGGCCCCTCACTCCGTACCGCCACTCCGCACCCTAGTTTCTGCACTTACGATGTGGACAGGGGTGTGTCCAGTTGTATGACGTGGGTGCCCCTCATTCTCTGCAGCTGAGCTCGTGTCAGCCTCCGGGGCTTGCCTTCCCCGGGTTCCgaggctccctcaatcctttggCTGGCCagctcctcccttatctccctgAGCATGTCCTCAGCCCGCAGGGGGCGGGGGCGGAGTCCTGGGGACAAAGGCCTCTCCTCTTCGTCTGAGGACTCCCAGGGGCTTTCCCCGGCCGAGTCGGTGTGGGGGGGAGAGTGGGAGCGCGGACTGCGACTCTGCGCCCGGTTTAGGGTTTCTACCACCACGCTCCCCGGGGTGGAggcctcatcttcctcctccgaCCAGGTCGGGGGAGCTGTCCTGGGTAGACTGCCCCCTCTTAAGATCCCGTCGGGAAATTCTGGGGCACTCCGTCGCTGGGGAGCTTGGGGGTCAGGAGGCTGCGGGCGCAAAGGAAcgtctctgagttccagggtgGAGAAGGTGAGACGAGGGTCCCTCCGGAGGGCCTTGGTCCGAAGCCTGCTCAGGGGGGAATGAGAGTTCTTGGGGGAGCTTGGAATCAGGGTGCCGTAGCCAGAGTCTGAGGCATCGTCGGTCACGGAGGCGGCATCTTCATCTGTATCTTCAGTCACCACCAGGCGAGGGATGACGGAGAACTCCAAAGTCCTATGGTTAATAGCAGAAAGTCAGACCCGGACACAAAGTCAGACCCGGAGCAAATCAAAGCTAGGAATTCTCCCCTATCACTCCGTCCCGTCCCCTCCTCCAAACTTACGGTCCTGTCTCTTTACATGACAGCTAGAATTGTGCTCTACAGAAGACTTCTCTTATACAGTACCTGTGCTCAAATTAGGACAGTCCCTGTGCAAGGCCGTCAGATC
This genomic interval carries:
- the Tnfrsf1a gene encoding tumor necrosis factor receptor superfamily member 1A, translated to MGLPTVPGLLLSLVLLALLVGIHPLGVTGLVPSLGDREKRDSSCPQGKYAHPLNNSVCCTKCHKGTYLVSDCPSPGRETVCKDCDKGTFTASQNHLRQCLSCKTCREEMSQVEISPCRADRDTVCGCKENQYRDYLGEKLFRCRNCSPCFNGTVTIPCKENQDTVCDCHAGFFLRGNECVSCSHCKKNEECMKLCLPLSANVTNPQDSGTAVLLPLVIFLGLCLSFFIFINLICRYRRWKPNVYSIICGNSAPVKEVEVEGIVTKPLTPAPTSALSPTPGINSVLAGSPTPGFGPISSTPSPTFSPSNWPNYTTVMTPIREVVPTQVADPLLYASTSTTPVPVPTPVPKWEDSVHPRHPDIADPATLYAVVDGVPPTRWREFMRLLGLSEHEIERLELQNVRCLREAHYSMLETWRQRRPRHEATLDEVGRVLCHMDLPGCLENILEKLGSPASSSAPRPLR